Proteins found in one Pectobacterium atrosepticum genomic segment:
- a CDS encoding transcriptional regulator: MSASGEGLLLTQLDAIAKGLSETFAPFCEVVVHDLKNPEHAILSIHNNLSGREVGAPATELGLARIASPEFPNILANYANQFADGRPVKSTSVGIKNAEGEYVAALCLNVDMTLFRGMQNALAQFTQLASDSVTEHLEPNGAAAIRQHIDLFAARLATTPRALKAQDRKVLLQELKDNGLLEVKKSMETIAQHLGVSRASVYLYAKE, from the coding sequence ATGTCTGCATCTGGAGAGGGTCTGCTGCTGACGCAGTTAGATGCCATAGCGAAAGGGTTGAGCGAGACGTTCGCGCCATTCTGTGAAGTGGTTGTGCACGATCTGAAGAACCCGGAACACGCAATACTTTCTATTCACAATAACCTCTCTGGCAGGGAGGTGGGCGCACCCGCGACGGAGCTGGGCCTTGCACGCATCGCTTCACCCGAATTTCCTAATATTTTAGCGAACTATGCTAACCAGTTTGCTGACGGGCGTCCGGTAAAAAGCACCTCGGTCGGCATCAAAAACGCGGAAGGTGAATACGTCGCCGCACTGTGCCTTAATGTCGATATGACGCTATTTCGCGGCATGCAGAATGCGCTGGCGCAATTCACCCAGCTTGCTTCGGACTCCGTAACCGAGCATTTAGAACCAAACGGTGCAGCGGCGATCAGACAACACATCGATCTTTTCGCCGCACGGCTTGCCACCACGCCACGGGCGCTAAAAGCGCAGGACAGAAAAGTACTGCTTCAGGAACTGAAAGACAACGGCCTGCTGGAAGTCAAAAAATCGATGGAAACCATCGCACAGCACCTCGGCGTATCGAGAGCTTCGGTGTATTTGTATGCGAAGGAGTAG
- a CDS encoding EamA family transporter, giving the protein MNTPSPSHYWRDVILTALAPAIWGSTYIVTSEFLPPDRPFTAAFIRVLPAGLLLLLFTRVFPARRDWWRVVVLSALNIGVFQALLFVAAYRLPGGLAAVLGAIQPLLVMVLVWAVDHHAPKLATLWSAIIGVIGMSILLLSPQTTFEPVGIAAALLGAVCMATGVWLTRRWQLDLPVLPLTGWQLFIGGLMLAPVAWLADAPLPTLTLSQWAAYAYLCLAGAVLAYGLWFRGVSRLPTVAVASLGLLSPLTAVLLGWALLSQSMTGTAFLGLAIVLASVFAVQWTTARSR; this is encoded by the coding sequence ATGAATACTCCATCCCCATCACACTATTGGCGTGACGTCATACTCACGGCGCTGGCTCCCGCGATTTGGGGGTCTACCTACATTGTGACATCAGAATTTTTGCCACCGGATCGCCCCTTCACGGCTGCGTTTATCCGTGTACTGCCTGCTGGCCTGCTGCTACTTTTATTCACCCGCGTCTTTCCCGCTCGGCGAGACTGGTGGCGAGTGGTCGTGCTCAGCGCCCTGAATATCGGCGTTTTTCAGGCACTGCTGTTCGTCGCGGCTTATCGTTTACCCGGCGGATTGGCTGCGGTACTTGGCGCTATCCAACCGCTGCTGGTGATGGTGCTGGTCTGGGCGGTGGATCATCACGCTCCCAAGCTGGCCACGCTGTGGTCGGCGATAATCGGTGTGATTGGCATGAGCATTTTGCTGCTGTCGCCGCAGACAACATTCGAGCCGGTGGGAATTGCCGCAGCGCTGCTGGGTGCGGTATGTATGGCGACGGGAGTCTGGCTGACGCGTCGCTGGCAGCTTGATTTACCCGTACTACCGCTTACCGGCTGGCAGCTCTTTATCGGTGGATTGATGCTTGCGCCCGTTGCGTGGCTAGCCGATGCGCCGCTGCCTACCTTGACTCTGTCGCAGTGGGCCGCTTACGCCTATCTCTGCCTCGCGGGTGCAGTGCTAGCTTATGGGCTCTGGTTTCGCGGCGTATCCCGTCTTCCAACGGTTGCCGTTGCATCACTGGGATTATTGAGTCCGCTGACTGCCGTGCTGCTGGGTTGGGCGCTGCTTTCACAGTCGATGACCGGTACGGCATTTCTGGGCTTGGCGATCGTGTTAGCCAGCGTCTTCGCCGTGCAATGGACGACGGCACGAAGCAGGTAA
- a CDS encoding OsmC family peroxiredoxin yields the protein MSEYRASICWQRDGQDFIDNRYSRLHQWQFDGGITLRASSSPHVVPLPFSLEDAVDPEEALVASLSSCHMLWFLSIAAKKRFCVDDYQDHAVGTMGVNAAGKTAMLDVTLHPQVTFSGEKQPTAEQYATLHELAHDACYIAHSVNFPVNCEPTLGTKS from the coding sequence ATGTCTGAATACCGTGCTTCAATCTGCTGGCAACGCGATGGACAAGATTTTATTGATAACCGCTACAGCCGACTTCATCAGTGGCAGTTTGATGGCGGTATTACGCTGCGCGCCTCGTCATCACCTCATGTCGTACCGCTGCCTTTTTCGCTGGAAGACGCGGTCGATCCCGAAGAGGCGCTGGTAGCCTCGTTGTCGAGCTGCCATATGCTGTGGTTTCTTTCGATTGCGGCTAAAAAGCGGTTTTGCGTGGATGATTATCAGGATCACGCGGTGGGAACGATGGGCGTTAACGCGGCGGGGAAAACGGCGATGTTGGACGTCACGCTGCACCCGCAGGTAACATTCAGCGGTGAAAAGCAGCCTACCGCCGAGCAATATGCCACCTTGCACGAACTGGCACATGATGCTTGCTACATCGCTCACTCGGTGAATTTCCCGGTCAACTGTGAGCCGACGTTAGGGACGAAGAGCTGA
- a CDS encoding DSD1 family PLP-dependent enzyme encodes MSNAEWLNALETPFLLIDEFRFQRNIDRLYQRTKNLGSQVRPHLKTLRSIEAGRYLLKDSASPATVSTLAEAEAFAGAGYTNLLYAVGIAPHKLPRIANLIHKGVNLHILLDSVEQARAVTDYALANNVTFSVFIEIDCDGHRGGIPPESDALLELAQQIDGNGATLTGLLAHAGESYACRTDEAIRAAARAECAAINIAGRRVRALGIACPVLSVGATPTAHFAEDLTGITEVRAGVFTTFDLVMKNVGVCSLDDIALSVVSTVIGHNREKGWVFIDAGWMALSRDRGTASQAKDYGYGLVCDLHGSPYHDLCVTVTNQEHGIIALPTDSGFSVDNFPVGTRLRILPNHACATAAMHQHYQVLKSHRHEQETWQRITGW; translated from the coding sequence ATGAGTAACGCCGAGTGGCTTAACGCGTTGGAAACACCCTTTTTACTGATCGATGAATTCCGCTTTCAACGCAATATCGACAGGCTTTATCAGCGTACGAAAAATCTAGGCAGCCAGGTTCGACCGCACCTTAAAACGCTACGTTCGATTGAGGCTGGCCGCTATTTGCTCAAAGACTCCGCCTCACCGGCGACGGTTTCAACACTGGCAGAAGCCGAAGCCTTTGCCGGAGCGGGTTACACCAACCTGCTCTACGCCGTGGGAATCGCTCCGCACAAGCTGCCGCGTATCGCTAACCTCATCCATAAAGGAGTGAATCTTCATATTCTGCTGGATAGCGTGGAACAGGCGCGGGCGGTGACGGATTATGCTCTCGCCAATAACGTGACATTTTCAGTGTTTATCGAGATCGACTGTGATGGACATCGCGGCGGTATTCCGCCGGAAAGCGATGCGCTGCTTGAGCTAGCGCAGCAGATCGACGGCAACGGCGCGACACTCACTGGCCTGCTGGCTCATGCAGGAGAATCCTACGCCTGCCGCACGGACGAGGCGATCAGAGCAGCCGCGCGGGCCGAGTGCGCAGCCATCAATATCGCCGGACGGCGTGTACGGGCGCTGGGAATTGCCTGCCCCGTGCTCAGCGTCGGAGCCACGCCGACGGCACACTTTGCCGAAGACTTAACTGGCATTACGGAAGTCAGAGCGGGCGTGTTCACCACGTTCGATCTGGTGATGAAAAATGTCGGGGTCTGTTCGCTGGATGATATCGCCCTCTCAGTCGTCAGCACGGTGATTGGGCATAACCGCGAAAAAGGCTGGGTGTTTATCGATGCAGGCTGGATGGCGCTATCGCGCGATCGTGGTACGGCTTCTCAGGCAAAAGATTACGGTTACGGACTGGTTTGCGACCTGCATGGCAGCCCTTACCACGACCTCTGCGTGACCGTCACCAATCAGGAACACGGCATCATCGCGCTACCTACCGACAGTGGATTTTCGGTCGATAATTTCCCCGTCGGCACGCGGTTGCGGATATTGCCTAACCACGCCTGTGCGACGGCCGCGATGCATCAACACTATCAGGTGTTGAAATCGCACCGGCATGAACAGGAAACCTGGCAGCGCATTACTGGATGGTGA
- the narI gene encoding respiratory nitrate reductase subunit gamma: MSAFTNSSFINFSNVFFFDIYPYLAMAIFLIGSWLRYDYGQYSWRAGSSQMLDKKGMRLASNLFHLGILGVFAGHFLGMLTPHWMYEAFLPMEIKQKMAMFGGGAAGLLTFVGGALLLKRRLTNPRIRATSSVGDILILSLLVIQAGLGVLTIPFSAQHMDGSEMLKLVGWAQSVVYFQGGASAHLVGVALIFKLHIVLGLTLFVLFPFCRLVHIWSAPVEYLTRRYQLVRNRR; this comes from the coding sequence ATGAGTGCTTTCACGAACTCTTCTTTTATCAACTTCAGCAACGTGTTCTTTTTTGACATCTATCCCTATCTGGCGATGGCTATTTTCCTGATTGGCAGCTGGCTGCGCTATGACTACGGCCAGTACAGCTGGCGTGCCGGTTCGAGCCAAATGCTGGATAAGAAAGGGATGCGTCTGGCGTCTAACCTGTTCCACCTGGGGATTTTGGGCGTATTTGCCGGACATTTCCTCGGGATGCTGACGCCGCACTGGATGTACGAAGCCTTCCTACCGATGGAAATAAAACAGAAAATGGCGATGTTCGGCGGTGGTGCAGCAGGTTTGCTGACATTTGTCGGTGGCGCGCTGTTGTTAAAGCGCCGTCTGACTAACCCGCGTATTCGTGCCACTTCCAGCGTCGGTGACATTCTTATTCTGTCATTGTTGGTGATTCAGGCCGGTTTAGGTGTGTTGACCATCCCGTTCTCTGCACAGCACATGGACGGTAGTGAAATGCTGAAGTTGGTCGGTTGGGCACAGAGCGTGGTGTACTTCCAGGGCGGTGCGTCTGCGCATCTGGTGGGTGTCGCGCTGATCTTCAAACTACATATCGTACTGGGGCTGACGCTGTTCGTTCTGTTCCCGTTCTGCCGTCTGGTTCACATCTGGAGCGCACCGGTCGAGTACCTGACGCGTCGCTACCAGTTAGTGCGTAACCGTCGCTAA
- a CDS encoding aminotransferase, with the protein MLAKIRQSCRDNIHISGELPTGQTDILVCLTLYNEPAPMLADTLAGLVRNQQELTATFADRPPNIIICILLDGTNSAHPSTVSLLGSLGLLPMQMPRADSQNNSLTLQVSEQPASHILRCCDQSDAIENAEQSITLLLANKHHNAGKLDSHAWFFWGVGSVVKAEFAMQIDVGSVTESACLIQLLQHMWRDPYCGAITTRVMLPVPTNANLSQNWQYADFIWEKVSDWAIGSALHYLEVVPGQCSMIRWSQFCENHGHSHAPLDAYLRGLIPQSLLERNLFLAEDRVLGFELTKHHKGSGVRYEQGAIVRSDPAPTFIELLRQRRRWVNSTIAARLHSLSRLPAVMTQSSLSPLRRCGIALSLLWGMLQFIAQFIMPAFVAILLATGVHPLASHILPDAAPSLITAAAIGMALLFLVVWISILFMSRSTTLTSEVGTRYHVSAMLLLGALMGGAFVFTLRVAPIPSIGLMGVALFLLCLAISLHSLRYLRQFIRWMPLYLMLLPVFSLYLTTYSIANINDVSWGTKGLTTNHVEENKQKSWAATRNKVLFIWSACSLSAVLLFLLTLPNTQWMFVIQCASTFFCARIILSSSVSIGASITKRLRTLRKHTPMPFVDRVECPVSTSLPIVRPVFPPFASFASLIKESLTSGHVTNNGPYVRQLESRLTEYQSVPTRVFCNGEQALITLLLAADIRGKDVIVPSFTFAGTPHAVVMAGGNPVFADIKSRDCPLLDANDVVHRITANTCAIVAVDVYGYASDYSALQKIARDHGLRLFIDSAPAFGTTINGQRTGGFGDAQIFSFHATKPYNTIEGGCLCSHDAELIKRAEAIRNFGLDASGICVSPGLNGKMSELNAIIGLAQLPYLESQLTCRRQAASHLIAGITSIPGLTLCLPPEGQSPVWQYLPIHVDAKRYGMDRNDLQHALHAQGIMVRCYYAPACHLMPAYAGEHQATLPQTEHLSACVLALPIYNDMTEKECERIITSLRAVALSPITHHAAEGVYA; encoded by the coding sequence ATGTTGGCAAAAATCCGTCAATCTTGTCGTGATAATATCCATATCAGTGGAGAGCTCCCCACCGGACAAACCGATATTCTGGTTTGCCTCACGCTGTATAACGAACCTGCGCCCATGCTTGCCGATACGCTGGCGGGGCTGGTGCGTAACCAGCAAGAGTTAACCGCAACGTTTGCCGATCGTCCGCCCAACATCATCATTTGCATCCTGCTTGATGGCACCAACAGTGCTCACCCATCAACCGTTTCACTTTTAGGGTCGCTAGGGTTGCTGCCAATGCAAATGCCCAGAGCGGATAGCCAGAATAATTCACTGACGCTTCAGGTCAGCGAACAGCCCGCCTCGCATATTCTGCGCTGCTGCGATCAATCTGACGCCATTGAAAACGCGGAGCAGAGCATTACGCTACTTCTTGCCAACAAACACCATAATGCAGGAAAGCTGGATAGCCACGCCTGGTTTTTCTGGGGCGTTGGAAGTGTCGTTAAAGCCGAGTTTGCTATGCAGATTGATGTCGGTTCGGTGACAGAATCAGCATGTTTGATACAGTTGCTACAACACATGTGGCGAGATCCTTATTGTGGGGCCATCACAACGCGCGTTATGCTCCCGGTTCCCACGAATGCAAACCTGTCTCAGAATTGGCAATACGCCGATTTTATCTGGGAAAAAGTCAGTGATTGGGCCATCGGCAGCGCTCTGCATTATCTGGAAGTGGTTCCAGGGCAATGCAGTATGATTCGATGGAGCCAATTTTGTGAAAACCACGGACATTCGCACGCGCCGCTCGACGCCTACCTGCGTGGGCTAATTCCTCAGAGTTTACTGGAGCGCAACCTGTTTCTCGCGGAGGATCGGGTTCTGGGATTTGAACTGACCAAACACCATAAAGGAAGCGGAGTACGTTATGAGCAAGGTGCCATCGTTCGTTCGGATCCTGCTCCCACCTTCATAGAACTTCTGCGCCAGCGACGGCGCTGGGTCAACAGTACTATTGCCGCTCGCTTGCACTCACTGTCCCGATTGCCTGCGGTGATGACACAGTCTTCTCTTTCGCCACTGCGGCGCTGCGGTATTGCGCTTTCTTTGCTTTGGGGAATGTTGCAGTTTATTGCTCAATTTATCATGCCGGCATTTGTCGCCATCTTGCTCGCCACTGGCGTACACCCACTTGCCAGCCATATCCTGCCAGATGCCGCACCGTCTCTTATCACCGCCGCAGCCATAGGTATGGCGCTGCTTTTCCTTGTCGTATGGATAAGCATCCTCTTTATGAGCCGCAGTACCACCTTGACTAGCGAGGTTGGCACACGCTACCACGTCTCAGCGATGTTGCTATTAGGTGCATTAATGGGGGGCGCATTCGTCTTCACGCTGCGGGTGGCACCCATACCGAGCATTGGCCTCATGGGTGTAGCACTTTTCTTGCTTTGCCTTGCAATTAGCCTGCATTCATTGCGCTATCTGCGACAGTTCATACGCTGGATGCCCCTTTACCTCATGCTATTACCCGTCTTCAGTCTCTATCTGACAACCTACTCTATCGCCAACATTAACGATGTCAGTTGGGGAACCAAAGGCTTGACTACTAATCATGTTGAGGAGAATAAACAAAAATCGTGGGCGGCCACACGCAACAAAGTGCTCTTTATCTGGAGTGCCTGTTCACTGAGCGCCGTGCTGCTGTTCTTGCTGACACTCCCTAACACGCAATGGATGTTCGTTATCCAATGTGCCTCCACGTTTTTCTGTGCCCGCATAATACTGTCATCCTCCGTCAGCATCGGTGCCAGTATCACCAAACGATTGCGGACTCTGCGTAAACACACCCCCATGCCGTTTGTCGATCGCGTTGAATGTCCAGTTTCCACCTCACTCCCTATCGTCAGGCCGGTTTTTCCCCCTTTCGCGTCATTCGCTTCGCTGATCAAAGAGAGTCTTACCTCCGGCCATGTCACGAACAATGGCCCCTATGTTCGTCAGTTAGAAAGCCGATTAACTGAATATCAATCGGTCCCCACACGCGTATTCTGTAACGGTGAGCAGGCGCTCATTACCCTGTTACTGGCCGCCGACATTCGGGGTAAAGACGTCATTGTTCCCTCATTTACCTTTGCTGGCACGCCCCATGCGGTTGTTATGGCTGGGGGAAACCCCGTGTTTGCTGATATCAAAAGCCGGGATTGCCCGCTGCTGGATGCCAACGATGTCGTGCACCGCATCACGGCGAATACCTGTGCGATTGTCGCGGTGGACGTGTATGGTTACGCCAGCGACTATTCCGCCTTGCAAAAAATTGCGCGAGACCACGGACTGCGTCTGTTTATCGACAGTGCCCCTGCGTTTGGTACTACGATCAATGGACAACGAACCGGTGGTTTCGGCGATGCACAGATTTTCAGTTTTCACGCAACAAAGCCATATAACACCATTGAAGGTGGCTGCCTATGCAGCCATGACGCAGAGCTTATCAAGCGTGCCGAAGCGATACGCAATTTCGGGTTGGATGCATCAGGCATCTGCGTATCTCCTGGATTAAATGGCAAGATGAGTGAACTCAACGCGATTATCGGGCTGGCGCAGCTTCCTTATCTGGAATCGCAATTAACGTGCCGCCGACAAGCGGCGTCACATCTGATTGCAGGTATAACGTCCATCCCCGGCCTTACACTCTGCTTACCTCCCGAGGGCCAATCCCCTGTCTGGCAGTATCTACCCATTCACGTAGACGCAAAGCGCTACGGTATGGATCGTAACGACCTGCAACACGCGCTGCATGCCCAAGGGATCATGGTGCGCTGCTATTACGCCCCAGCCTGTCATCTCATGCCAGCCTACGCAGGGGAGCATCAGGCCACGCTCCCACAAACCGAACACCTGTCTGCCTGCGTTCTGGCATTGCCAATTTACAACGACATGACGGAGAAAGAATGCGAACGCATCATTACCTCGCTCCGTGCAGTCGCCCTTTCTCCCATCACTCACCACGCGGCTGAAGGAGTATACGCATGA
- a CDS encoding threo-3-hydroxy-L-aspartate ammonia-lyase: protein MSDLRLPTFDDVVAAAERIDGYANKTPVMTSRTVNDAFGAEVFFKCENFQRMGAFKFRGAMNALLQFSDEQKAAGVVTFSSGNHAQAIALSAKLLGIPATIVMPHDAPAAKVAATRGYGGNVVEYNRYTEDREQIGRDLAEKQGLTLIPPYDHPHVIAGQGTAAKELLEETGELDALFVCLGGGGLLAGSALSARQLSPRCKIYGVEPLAGNDGQQSFRSGNIVHIDTPKTIADGAQTQHLGNYTFPLIRQNVDDILTVTDDDLIDAMRFYAERMKIVVEPTGCLSFAAARNLRESLHGKRIGIIISGGNVDISRYGAFLTGSV, encoded by the coding sequence ATGAGCGACTTACGCCTCCCAACCTTCGACGATGTGGTAGCCGCAGCGGAACGCATTGATGGCTATGCCAATAAAACGCCAGTGATGACATCACGCACGGTCAATGATGCCTTCGGCGCAGAGGTTTTCTTCAAGTGTGAAAACTTTCAGCGTATGGGCGCATTCAAGTTCCGCGGAGCCATGAACGCGCTGTTGCAGTTCTCAGATGAGCAGAAAGCCGCAGGCGTGGTCACCTTTTCTTCCGGTAACCATGCGCAGGCCATTGCCCTTTCCGCCAAATTACTTGGCATTCCGGCAACGATCGTTATGCCGCACGATGCACCCGCAGCAAAGGTCGCTGCGACACGTGGCTATGGCGGAAACGTGGTGGAATATAATCGATATACCGAAGATCGTGAGCAGATCGGTAGAGATCTGGCTGAAAAGCAGGGTCTGACGCTCATTCCCCCTTATGACCACCCGCACGTCATTGCAGGACAAGGTACGGCTGCGAAAGAGCTGTTGGAAGAAACCGGTGAGCTGGACGCCCTGTTCGTCTGCTTGGGCGGCGGTGGATTGTTGGCAGGTTCCGCACTGTCCGCGCGTCAGCTGTCTCCACGCTGTAAAATTTATGGCGTCGAACCTCTCGCGGGCAACGACGGGCAGCAATCTTTCCGCAGCGGCAATATTGTGCATATCGATACGCCCAAAACCATCGCCGATGGCGCACAGACTCAACATCTGGGCAACTATACCTTCCCGCTGATTCGCCAGAACGTCGACGATATTCTGACCGTGACGGATGACGACCTGATTGACGCAATGCGGTTTTACGCTGAGCGCATGAAGATCGTCGTTGAGCCGACGGGGTGCCTCAGTTTTGCGGCGGCGCGTAATCTCAGGGAATCACTACACGGCAAACGTATCGGTATCATTATCAGCGGCGGGAATGTCGATATCAGCCGCTACGGCGCATTTCTGACCGGCAGCGTTTGA
- a CDS encoding GlsB/YeaQ/YmgE family stress response membrane protein: protein MGILSWVIFGLIAGILAKWIMPGKDGGGFILTVLLGIVGAVVGGYISVFFGFGRVDGFNFGSFVVAVVGAIVVLWVYRKIRD, encoded by the coding sequence ATGGGTATTCTGTCTTGGGTTATTTTTGGCTTGATTGCGGGGATTTTGGCTAAGTGGATTATGCCCGGTAAAGACGGCGGTGGCTTCATCCTGACGGTGCTACTCGGGATTGTCGGTGCAGTTGTGGGTGGCTACATCAGCGTTTTCTTTGGGTTCGGTCGGGTGGATGGCTTTAACTTCGGCAGCTTTGTCGTCGCGGTTGTCGGCGCGATTGTTGTGCTGTGGGTTTACCGCAAGATTCGAGATTAA
- a CDS encoding MarR family transcriptional regulator, with translation MKNQTSEHEHEHEYDAVDAILEQWRRERPDLDASPMGPIGRLRRCAVLMDQRLESCFSRFDLSSWEFDMLATLRRAGAPHCLSPTELFSTLMVTSGTMTHRLKRLETRGFIERVQNELDARSTLVQLTSSGLELINRAVEAHIENERQVLSVLPAEVLAALDTNLAALLRGLESHNKGN, from the coding sequence ATGAAAAATCAAACCAGCGAGCACGAGCACGAGCACGAATACGATGCGGTAGATGCCATCCTTGAACAGTGGCGGCGCGAACGCCCCGATCTGGATGCCAGCCCTATGGGACCGATTGGACGCCTCAGGCGATGTGCTGTGCTTATGGATCAGCGTCTGGAATCCTGTTTTTCCAGATTCGATCTGAGCAGTTGGGAGTTTGATATGTTGGCTACGCTGCGGCGTGCAGGTGCACCGCATTGCCTTAGTCCGACCGAACTCTTCTCCACGTTGATGGTAACGTCAGGAACCATGACTCATCGGCTCAAGCGCCTTGAAACCCGAGGATTTATCGAACGAGTGCAAAACGAACTGGATGCGCGCAGTACGCTCGTGCAGCTCACCAGCTCGGGACTTGAACTGATTAACCGTGCCGTTGAGGCGCACATTGAGAATGAGCGGCAGGTGCTCTCGGTGCTGCCTGCTGAGGTTCTGGCGGCACTTGATACCAATCTCGCGGCGCTATTGCGCGGGTTGGAAAGTCATAACAAAGGAAACTGA
- a CDS encoding SDR family oxidoreductase: MKNTILVAGAGGYIGIPLCHLLINQGYRVVAFDRFFFGLPVSEMPQSPEFHTLRGDIRYITPDILHNVEAVIDLAGLSNDPAAQISSTLTHAINYEGACHLANTAKKAGIQRYIYMSSASVYGRSGSTPADEETECQPQSLYAELKLNVERELLRLRDTTFHPIILRNATVFGLAPRMRYDLSVNIMTHMAVRDKFIAIDGDGLQQRPFIHVKDVARAVLLTLQLNRPLSAPPVFNIGGDVLNHNINSIASIIAEEVPNVKIVHRPQSLDTRDYRLCFFHAKNTLGFSPTRSIRDGVREIAHVLTTDQEAGTQPTCFTAQWYTDLIEWEKRLQPLQLDGHLF; this comes from the coding sequence ATGAAAAACACGATTCTGGTCGCTGGCGCAGGTGGCTACATAGGCATACCGCTATGCCATTTATTAATTAATCAGGGATATCGCGTGGTGGCCTTCGATCGCTTTTTCTTCGGCCTTCCTGTATCAGAAATGCCACAATCACCAGAGTTCCATACGTTACGTGGCGATATACGCTACATCACCCCCGATATATTGCACAATGTTGAAGCCGTCATCGATCTCGCGGGATTAAGCAACGATCCTGCCGCACAGATATCATCCACGCTCACTCATGCCATCAATTACGAAGGCGCTTGTCATCTCGCAAATACGGCGAAAAAGGCGGGTATTCAGCGCTATATCTATATGAGTTCCGCCTCAGTTTATGGTCGTTCTGGTTCAACACCCGCAGATGAAGAGACAGAGTGCCAACCACAGAGTCTCTACGCGGAGCTGAAACTCAATGTGGAACGTGAACTTCTTCGACTGCGTGATACCACCTTTCATCCGATCATTCTGCGCAATGCCACCGTGTTCGGCCTCGCGCCTCGCATGCGTTATGATCTCTCCGTCAATATCATGACGCATATGGCTGTGCGGGATAAATTCATTGCCATTGATGGTGATGGTCTCCAGCAACGTCCGTTTATTCACGTTAAGGATGTCGCTCGTGCCGTACTACTCACCTTACAGCTTAATCGCCCGCTTTCGGCGCCACCCGTATTTAATATTGGTGGCGACGTGTTAAATCACAACATCAATAGCATTGCTAGCATCATCGCTGAGGAAGTGCCCAACGTGAAAATCGTTCATCGCCCGCAATCTCTGGATACCCGTGATTATCGACTCTGTTTTTTCCATGCGAAAAACACGTTAGGCTTTTCACCGACACGCAGCATTCGAGATGGTGTAAGAGAAATTGCGCATGTCCTGACTACCGATCAAGAGGCAGGAACACAGCCGACCTGCTTTACTGCACAGTGGTACACCGATTTGATTGAGTGGGAGAAACGCTTACAGCCTTTGCAACTAGATGGACACCTCTTTTAG
- a CDS encoding ornithine cyclodeaminase family protein: MIFISEAESAALISHELAYDAVREALLAASEPEARSFPVVHGQGSDPGNTFSIKASATRELAGLKVGSFWPGNPANGLPRHNSLILLFDQQIGKMAVAIEAGKVNAFRTAAADAVAADLLARPDASVLAVFGTGHQARYECAALARIRPIRTVLIVGRDSGKSAEMAQELKAAGLDAQVSDAESACRAADIIVTATPSRAPLFNAEWVKAGTHVVSMGSDAAGKQELPPELFTSGRLFCDLPSQSRTIGEFQHAPAHATLTAIGDVISENATGRQAPDDITIFDSSGLSIQDLYIGQRILAVWQAEKQNGGIE; encoded by the coding sequence ATGATCTTTATTTCTGAAGCGGAATCGGCAGCGCTCATAAGCCATGAGCTGGCTTATGATGCCGTTCGCGAAGCCCTGCTTGCCGCCAGCGAACCGGAAGCGCGCAGCTTTCCAGTAGTACACGGACAAGGCTCCGATCCGGGCAATACATTCAGCATCAAAGCCTCTGCGACCCGTGAGCTTGCGGGGCTAAAAGTGGGTTCATTCTGGCCGGGAAACCCCGCTAACGGCCTGCCCCGCCATAATTCCCTTATTCTGCTGTTCGATCAGCAAATCGGGAAAATGGCTGTGGCCATAGAAGCCGGAAAGGTGAACGCCTTTCGTACCGCCGCCGCCGATGCTGTCGCAGCCGATTTGCTGGCGAGACCCGATGCCTCGGTTCTGGCGGTGTTCGGAACCGGTCATCAGGCCCGTTACGAATGTGCTGCACTGGCAAGAATACGGCCCATTCGTACTGTACTGATTGTCGGGCGCGATAGCGGCAAATCCGCAGAGATGGCGCAAGAACTCAAGGCTGCTGGACTGGATGCACAAGTCAGCGATGCCGAAAGCGCATGCCGCGCAGCGGATATCATCGTGACCGCCACACCATCGCGCGCGCCGCTGTTTAACGCCGAATGGGTCAAGGCAGGAACGCACGTCGTCAGCATGGGATCGGACGCCGCCGGCAAGCAGGAACTGCCGCCAGAACTGTTTACCTCCGGCCGCCTGTTTTGTGATCTGCCTTCTCAGTCCAGAACCATCGGTGAGTTTCAACACGCACCAGCCCATGCGACATTGACCGCCATCGGCGATGTAATTAGCGAGAACGCCACCGGACGGCAAGCGCCGGATGACATCACCATTTTTGACAGTTCTGGTTTGTCCATTCAGGACTTATATATCGGCCAACGCATTCTTGCTGTCTGGCAGGCAGAGAAACAAAATGGAGGCATAGAATGA